The following are encoded in a window of Gemmatimonadota bacterium genomic DNA:
- a CDS encoding co-chaperone GroES, producing MQIGNKELVVIGDRVLVKREDLEERTKVGLYLPQTVVEKEEVQSGRIMATGPGLPLPETPEDDEPWRNSPKEPRYLPLQVEEGDFALFLQKAAMEISFEGEKYLIVPQASILVVIRESDTIVGEDEVLDELEGLDDLDL from the coding sequence ATGCAAATAGGAAACAAAGAACTCGTCGTTATTGGCGACCGCGTTTTGGTCAAGCGAGAAGATTTGGAAGAGCGAACCAAAGTGGGGCTTTATTTGCCTCAAACCGTAGTCGAAAAAGAGGAAGTACAGAGCGGTCGCATTATGGCCACAGGCCCTGGTCTGCCGCTGCCAGAAACGCCTGAAGACGATGAACCCTGGCGCAATTCTCCAAAAGAACCGCGGTATTTGCCCCTGCAAGTTGAGGAAGGCGATTTTGCCTTATTTTTGCAAAAAGCCGCGATGGAGATCTCTTTTGAAGGGGAGAAATATCTCATTGTGCCCCAGGCGTCCATTCTGGTAGTAATTCGAGAGTCGGATACCATAGTAGGCGAAGACGAGGTATTGGATGAACTGGAGGGTTTGGACGACCTCGACCTGTAA
- a CDS encoding formylglycine-generating enzyme family protein, whose translation MRRYIMGVFLIVFGVLSGLVDTTEAVEVVLKSGRVVRGELVRETATSITLQLSSSRIEISKLSIKTIDGRSPFEQPRSRTAVSSDSTGKMEVQIPAGDFLMGDTRDKNAPVHKVYLDAYWVDTREVTNTQYREFVTSTGHAAPRYWGEAKYNDPNQPVVGVSWDDANAYCSWKGKRLPTEAEWERAARGAQSRLYPWGDRFDVTRANTRETRNRRPLPVGAFPEGATSEGLLDMSGNVWEWCWDWFDEGYYRVSPLHNPTGPEAGKKRVIRGGGWSAPHIHMARRRGEKPDKTYPSLGFRCARSDTEAQAKQ comes from the coding sequence ATGCGGCGGTATATTATGGGAGTATTTTTGATCGTATTTGGGGTGTTATCTGGCCTGGTCGATACAACTGAGGCCGTTGAAGTCGTTCTCAAATCGGGTCGCGTTGTGCGAGGCGAACTGGTTCGGGAGACCGCGACTTCTATTACGCTTCAGCTTTCTTCCAGTCGGATTGAAATTTCCAAGTTGAGTATCAAGACGATTGATGGACGTTCTCCTTTTGAACAGCCAAGATCCCGCACGGCTGTGTCTTCCGATAGTACAGGTAAAATGGAAGTGCAAATTCCCGCAGGCGATTTTCTCATGGGAGATACTCGAGATAAAAATGCCCCTGTACACAAGGTTTATCTCGATGCGTACTGGGTTGACACACGCGAAGTAACCAATACTCAGTACCGCGAATTTGTGACGAGCACAGGGCATGCGGCTCCCCGGTATTGGGGCGAGGCCAAATACAACGATCCCAACCAACCCGTTGTGGGTGTTTCGTGGGATGACGCCAATGCCTATTGTTCATGGAAGGGCAAACGACTGCCCACCGAAGCAGAGTGGGAACGCGCAGCACGAGGGGCACAAAGCCGTCTTTATCCCTGGGGCGACCGTTTTGACGTCACGCGAGCAAATACCCGAGAGACTCGGAACCGGCGCCCATTGCCTGTGGGGGCCTTCCCCGAAGGTGCTACCAGTGAAGGCTTACTCGATATGTCGGGCAATGTGTGGGAATGGTGCTGGGATTGGTTTGACGAAGGATATTACCGCGTCTCTCCGCTCCACAATCCCACGGGCCCAGAGGCGGGAAAAAAGCGCGTCATAAGGGGCGGGGGCTGGAGTGCTCCCCATATTCATATGGCCCGACGGCGAGGTGAAAAGCCCGATAAAACCTATCCTTCTCTGGGTTTTCGATGTGCCAGATCGGATACTGAGGCACAGGCGAAACAGTGA
- a CDS encoding DNA-binding protein, whose translation MSQAVTKRWSKAQIVSAIAESTGLSKKDVGSVLDGLDGAIESHITAGSVGEFVLPGLLKIKRVEKPARAEREGVNPFTGEKITIAAKPASQGVRISALKKLKDMV comes from the coding sequence ATGTCGCAAGCTGTAACAAAACGATGGAGCAAAGCCCAGATTGTAAGCGCGATCGCAGAAAGTACCGGTCTGAGCAAAAAAGATGTAGGTAGCGTTCTCGATGGGTTGGACGGTGCCATTGAAAGCCATATCACAGCAGGTTCTGTCGGTGAATTTGTGTTGCCTGGTCTGCTCAAAATCAAAAGGGTCGAAAAACCGGCCCGCGCAGAACGAGAGGGCGTCAATCCCTTCACTGGCGAAAAAATAACCATTGCAGCTAAGCCCGCTTCGCAGGGTGTAAGAATTTCAGCTCTCAAAAAACTGAAAGACATGGTTTAG